A portion of the Podospora pseudoanserina strain CBS 124.78 chromosome 2, whole genome shotgun sequence genome contains these proteins:
- a CDS encoding hypothetical protein (CAZy:GH5; COG:G; EggNog:ENOG503P093), whose protein sequence is MIDSHKVNLHRVAFLLERMCPLSYGLGAKFNETHFEHFKEAIDYITITKGAYAILDPHNYMRYNDPSSQPFSGSVIGNTSDPTAATTAQFAAFWGELASRFKTNEKVLFGLMNEPHSMPSRLVFSNLQAAITAIRATGANNMILTPGNAWSGGHYWTKGGDEANSKWIHKLVDPIKNLAVDIHEYLDEDFSGGHTACTQDPVANLAGVTGWLREHGLKGFVTEFGGSNTTECKLMLEGMLGYMEENEEYIGWTAWAAGPFWGVNSPCCTDQRQLGSLEPGSRAADGGPGLYDSVWVPVIAKRVPGRLQWDGPANVTGGVVRERV, encoded by the exons ATGATCGACAGCCACAAGGtcaacctccaccgcgtTGCCTTTCTCCTTGAGAGGATGTGCCCCTTGTCTTACGGCCTCGGGGCAAAGTTCAACGAGACTCACTTTGAGCACTTTAAAGAGGCGATAGATtacatcaccatcaccaagggcGCTT ACGCCATCCTCGACCCCCACAACTACATGCGCTACaacgacccctcctcccagccctTCTCCGGCTCCGTCATAGGCAACACCTCCGACCCCACCGCCGCGACAACAGCCCAGTTCGCAGCCTTCTGGGGCGAGCTCGCCTCCCGCTTTAAAACCAACGAAAAAGTCTTGTTCGGTCTAATGAACGAACCGCATAGCATGCCCTCCCGGCtcgtcttctccaacctccaagcCGCCATCACGGCAATCCGCGCGACGGGAGCAAACAACATGATTTTGACTCCAGGAAACGCCTGGTCGGGTGGGCATTACTGGACAAAGGGAGGTGACGAGGCAAACAGCAAATGGATTCACAAACTTGTCGACCCGATCAAAAACCTGGCGGTGGATATCCATGAGTATTTGGATGAGGATTTTAGCGGGGGGCATACGGCTTGTACGCAGGATCCGGTGGCGAACTTGGCGGGGGTGACgggttggttgagggagcatgggttgaaggggtttgTTACTGAGTTTGGGGGTTCGAATACGACGGAGTGTAAACtgatgttggaggggatgctGGGGTATAtggaggagaatgaggagtATATTGGGTGGACGGCTTGGGCGGCGGGGCCGTTTTGGGGGGTTAATAGCCCGTGTTGTACGGATCAGAGGCAGTTGGGAAGTTTAGAGCCGGGGAGTAGGGCGGCCGATGGGGGGCCGGGGCTGTATGATAGTGTTTGGGTGCCGGTTATTGCGAAGAGGGTGCCGGGGAGGTTGCAGTGGGATGGACCGGCGAATGTGACGGGGGGTgtggtgagagagagggtcTAG
- a CDS encoding hypothetical protein (CAZy:AA9; COG:G; EggNog:ENOG503PAYW): MTPLSTVALVVGLASLVSGHGFLKSITVDGKNYLAWQVGQDNYVNPPPVRYARQLANNGPVPDFTTNDITCGAGGNIPAQGIIELKAGDKVTFNWDQWGSSHSGPVFTYLAKCANNDCKTFKGDTGNVWVKIEQLSYNPQGHPPWASDLLREQGAKWSVTIPPKLAPGEYLLRHEILGLHVAGTRMGAQFYPSCTQIRVTQGGTTQLPAGIALPGAYKPEDPGILAELWRIQQGQTQYVAPGGPVWSEAAPNANRAGP, translated from the exons ATGACACCTCTTTCAACTGTGGCCCTGGTCGTTGGCCTTGCAAGCCTTGTATCAGGACATGGCTTTCTGAAGAGCATCACCGTGGACGGAAAGAACTACCTCGCGTGGCAGGTTGGACAGGACAACTACGTgaaccctcctcccgtccGCTATGCACGACAGCTTGCCAACAATGGACCGGTGCCCGATTTTACAACGAATGATATCAC gtgtggtgctggtggaaaTATTCCAGCTCAGGGCATCATCGAGCTCAAGGCTGGTGACAAAGT AACTTTCAACTGGGATCAATGGGGATCTTCCCACAGTGGCCCGGTATTCAC TTACCTCGCCAAATGTGCCAACAACGATTGCAAGACCTTCAAAGGCGACACCGGCAACGTCTGGGTCAAGATCGAGCAGCTCTCCTACAACCCGCAAGGTCATCCTCCCTGGGCCTCTGACCTCCTTCGCGAACAAGGCGCCAAGTGGTCCGTCACTATCCCACCGAAGCTAGCTCCGGGTGAATATCTTCTTCGTCACGAGATTCTGGGCCTGCACGTTGCAGGGACGAGGATGGGCGCGCAGTTCTATCCAAGCTGCACTCAGATTCGGGTGACGCAAGGTGGGACGACGCAATTGCCTGCAGGAATTGCTCTGCCGGGTGCTTACAAGCCCGAGGACCCTGGT ATCTTGGCTGAGCTGTGGAGGATTCAGCAGGGGCAGACACAATATGTGGCTCCTGGTGGGCCGGTTTGGAGTGAGGCTGCACCGAATGCCAATCGGGCTGGGCCTTAA